From Neobacillus sp. PS2-9, the proteins below share one genomic window:
- a CDS encoding diguanylate cyclase, translating into MITIKEYLVNAAMIISIIYLSSFIHKHLLVNMKKGLKTLFFAVVAIFTGWCSMFFGIHLNDSVIFDLRFVPIIIAALHYRTPLTMLAIGVGIGLLRLSFGVNTAAIVGFMNMVVLSLSAILLIRISKNWGHYKKVLFIVLMLNLLNTIITMIFGVISVKNYLLLILPTALPMNILFSLLLLWIVKDLKNEYIHKIELWNRANKDPLTKAYNRRAFKHFYQEYVFEKKETYPLSLAFIDIDHFKRVNDTYGHLVGDVILEKVSGLVSDHIRDADILARYGGEEFVVILPSCTKEQGISVMEGIRQTIENHPFLVNDLTIHITLSVGMASTETTPPKHLLKTADDAVYQAKENGRNLVQYGDSPPLR; encoded by the coding sequence ATGATAACAATTAAAGAATATCTCGTTAATGCCGCTATGATCATTTCCATCATCTACTTATCGAGTTTTATTCATAAACATCTGCTGGTGAACATGAAAAAGGGACTCAAAACCCTCTTTTTCGCAGTTGTTGCCATCTTTACTGGCTGGTGCTCTATGTTCTTTGGGATTCACTTAAACGATTCCGTCATTTTTGACCTGCGATTCGTGCCCATTATTATCGCAGCCCTCCACTACCGCACTCCCCTTACCATGCTGGCCATTGGTGTGGGAATAGGCCTGTTACGATTATCCTTTGGAGTGAACACTGCGGCTATCGTTGGTTTCATGAACATGGTCGTTCTCTCTCTATCTGCAATACTTCTTATTAGGATTTCAAAAAACTGGGGCCATTATAAAAAGGTACTATTCATAGTTCTTATGCTAAACCTGCTCAACACAATCATTACGATGATTTTCGGGGTAATTTCCGTTAAAAACTACCTCCTTCTCATTCTACCGACGGCACTACCCATGAACATCCTTTTCAGCTTGTTGCTGCTTTGGATTGTAAAGGACTTAAAGAATGAGTACATACACAAAATTGAATTATGGAATCGTGCCAATAAAGATCCGCTAACAAAGGCCTATAACAGAAGGGCTTTCAAGCATTTTTATCAGGAATATGTTTTCGAGAAAAAAGAGACGTATCCATTGTCATTGGCATTTATTGATATTGACCATTTCAAAAGAGTAAATGATACATACGGCCACCTTGTAGGGGATGTCATTCTAGAAAAGGTCAGTGGTCTTGTCTCTGATCACATAAGAGATGCCGACATACTAGCCAGATACGGCGGTGAAGAATTTGTCGTAATTCTGCCCTCCTGCACGAAGGAACAGGGTATAAGTGTGATGGAAGGAATCCGCCAAACAATTGAAAACCATCCGTTCCTGGTCAACGACCTGACCATTCACATCACTCTTTCCGTAGGCATGGCCAGCACAGAAACCACCCCACCGAAACACCTGCTAAAAACAGCAGACGACGCCGTATACCAAGCAAAAGAAAACGGCCGTAACCTAGTTCAATATGGGGACAGTCCCCCACTGCGCTAA
- a CDS encoding reverse transcriptase-like protein: MQVRIIATTSQQKSPVALLLKGELIQKLKVSRTQMNAYLQDGMPHYLIGNEFRFLESEIRTWLETYKPSQERLESEFRDKKGRTLEEYVTEKIIVETLRITKEKLVGLCKKEMPYERVGEKDFFHVQDILDYYRQGAATGTEKARPQSSKNTTKIMQPSQNSKKSFLMPLCQKVPKEVPFIIIDGSYDFKNHFAGSGLVLVENWDKATSFSNVRKIETTKSIVSEYLALLDALHVIKDQNINKAVIVTDQQAWAKGISINAKNFEETFKPYIKQFNKLWAELKGKVKVKFVGELTSGKKNALYKKAHKLSQEHKKGTYEIIEI, translated from the coding sequence ATGCAGGTGAGAATAATCGCTACAACATCACAACAAAAATCCCCGGTAGCTTTACTTTTAAAGGGAGAACTCATTCAAAAATTAAAAGTATCGAGAACTCAAATGAATGCCTACTTACAGGATGGCATGCCTCACTATTTGATTGGCAATGAATTTCGCTTTTTAGAAAGTGAAATAAGGACCTGGCTGGAGACTTACAAACCCTCTCAGGAGCGGCTTGAGAGTGAGTTTCGAGATAAAAAGGGACGCACTTTAGAAGAATATGTCACGGAAAAAATCATCGTGGAAACACTAAGGATCACAAAAGAGAAACTGGTAGGTCTATGTAAAAAGGAAATGCCATATGAGAGAGTCGGAGAAAAGGATTTCTTCCACGTTCAGGATATTCTGGATTATTATCGGCAGGGTGCAGCAACAGGAACGGAAAAGGCACGGCCACAAAGTTCTAAGAACACAACGAAGATCATGCAGCCTTCTCAAAACTCCAAAAAATCTTTCTTAATGCCTTTGTGTCAGAAAGTCCCTAAAGAAGTACCGTTTATTATCATTGATGGGTCTTACGATTTTAAAAATCATTTTGCAGGAAGCGGATTAGTTCTGGTTGAAAACTGGGATAAGGCAACGTCCTTTTCGAATGTAAGGAAGATTGAAACCACAAAATCCATAGTTTCTGAATATCTTGCATTATTGGATGCTTTACACGTTATTAAAGACCAAAACATAAATAAAGCTGTCATTGTTACCGACCAACAGGCCTGGGCAAAAGGAATTTCTATTAATGCGAAAAACTTTGAAGAAACATTTAAGCCCTACATAAAACAATTTAATAAGCTCTGGGCAGAGTTGAAAGGAAAAGTGAAAGTGAAATTCGTAGGAGAATTAACCTCAGGGAAAAAGAATGCCCTATATAAAAAGGCCCACAAACTAAGCCAAGAACATAAAAAGGGAACCTATGAAATCATTGAGATATAA
- a CDS encoding GNAT family N-acetyltransferase: protein MDCLHIRKMEETDKEFIIGLSTRFTEFDFMEWRDPQVMKDAQLKMAQEAVHSNDPDSDIFVVEDDRKNLLGFLHMTKNVDYFSGEEQGYISSIAVAKEGEGKGIARKLMEKAEEWTRSKGYKQLTLNVFAQNERAINLYKKFNFENEIVKMVKEL from the coding sequence ATGGATTGCTTACATATTAGAAAAATGGAAGAGACCGATAAAGAGTTTATTATTGGTTTATCGACTCGTTTTACCGAGTTTGATTTTATGGAGTGGAGGGATCCTCAAGTAATGAAGGATGCTCAATTAAAGATGGCTCAAGAAGCTGTCCATAGCAACGATCCTGATTCTGATATTTTTGTAGTAGAAGATGATAGGAAAAACTTATTAGGCTTTCTACATATGACAAAAAATGTAGATTACTTTTCCGGAGAAGAACAAGGCTATATTTCCTCCATTGCCGTTGCCAAAGAGGGCGAAGGGAAAGGAATCGCAAGGAAGCTGATGGAGAAGGCGGAGGAATGGACAAGAAGCAAAGGATACAAGCAACTAACATTGAACGTCTTTGCACAGAACGAAAGAGCGATCAATCTCTATAAAAAATTCAACTTTGAAAACGAGATTGTGAAAATGGTGAAAGAATTGTAA
- a CDS encoding restriction endonuclease — protein sequence MSKRRTKKQQGKLEAGVVLIILFVAGIAWYQTHNPIVAFIFAFITFLVILCILIYQNSKRKERLRNSGITEIDVMDGIQFEHYLKELYLMKGFSAGVTSPTGDYGGDLLLKKDGKKVVVQAKRYSKDVGIKAVQEVIGAKSYYSADEAWVVSNRYFTKAAIELAQKSQVKLVDRDELIDEILGMNSRVKTISQTKSTPVIPIPTIPSSPDSSCGRCGSPMVLRTGKRGNFLGCSSFPKCRYTKNIEGDSPPAL from the coding sequence TTGAGTAAAAGAAGAACCAAGAAACAACAAGGAAAATTAGAGGCTGGTGTAGTACTAATCATTTTATTTGTGGCAGGTATAGCTTGGTATCAAACCCACAACCCTATAGTAGCTTTTATTTTTGCATTTATTACCTTTTTAGTTATTCTATGCATCTTAATCTATCAAAATAGTAAACGTAAGGAACGGTTAAGAAACTCTGGTATCACTGAGATTGATGTCATGGATGGAATTCAGTTTGAGCACTATCTTAAGGAACTGTACTTAATGAAAGGATTTTCAGCAGGAGTAACCAGTCCTACCGGCGATTATGGTGGAGATTTACTGCTGAAAAAGGACGGGAAAAAGGTGGTTGTTCAAGCCAAACGTTATTCAAAAGATGTAGGGATCAAGGCGGTTCAAGAAGTCATTGGTGCTAAGTCCTATTATAGTGCAGATGAGGCCTGGGTTGTTTCCAATCGCTACTTTACGAAGGCTGCTATTGAGTTAGCCCAAAAGAGCCAAGTTAAATTAGTGGACCGTGATGAATTGATTGATGAGATTCTAGGAATGAACTCTCGTGTTAAGACAATAAGTCAGACTAAATCTACCCCCGTTATTCCTATTCCTACCATTCCATCGAGCCCTGACTCAAGCTGTGGCAGGTGCGGTAGCCCAATGGTTTTAAGAACTGGTAAGCGAGGAAACTTCCTCGGATGCAGCAGTTTTCCAAAATGCCGGTACACGAAAAACATAGAAGGGGACAGTCCCCCAGCGCTTTAG
- the essC gene encoding type VII secretion protein EssC: protein MIVTLINKENINSITLPEKIQGQYWIYDTHPNTSKKLVGIEGANGEWILKSNKDAKIVDSSGTSIRNTVLQPLSIYHLAIEGQEHKTLVFAEPNTVDRQTFTKFVVDQDMDIHIGRNEKNHIVLSNQFVSASHAKLTIFNGQWRIVDMDSTNGTFVNGVRVKSSELKMGDIIYIMGLKIIIGSCFLAFNNPDGMVSFRKSALKPFIPQAVETPDEEEDEFEAPAVDYFYRSPRFKRDVEKAVFKIDSPPPNAIGEEMPMMLVIGPSMTMGMASMATAIFAINNAMVTGDISRAMPSIIMSGSMLLGTILWPVLSKKYDMRRRRKKEKIRQQKYKEYLDKFAVLFKEESHKQEEILRENYVPITEVVQRIEQVDRNLWERGPGQNDFLKLRVGIGDGLLSADITYSEKKFSIDDDNLQEELYTLCESPKVLKNIPITLSLFEEYITGIIGYRKQAREFAKGLIFQLAALYSYDEVKMVFIYDQEEEAEFGFTKWLPHVWSQDNKFRFIATNHNEVKEVSAYLEKEIDLRSQINESELDDVTPYYIVFAMSKNLAIRAEMLKQVYAKKKNLHISVVTFYDELKNLPKECTMVVEVEEHSGKLFDKDDLTGQSTSFVPDIYVTSDPNELSVKLANIPLDTHGHSFHLPQMVTFLELFGVGKVEHLNALTRWKDNDPTKSLEAPVGVDTLGELFKLDLHEKFHGPHGLVAGMTGSGKSEFIMTYILSLAVNYHPNEVAFILIDYKGGGMAKSFEKLPHTAGIITNLDGAMIKRSLVSIESELKRRQVLFAEASKLIGESNIDIYSYQKLVREGVVTEPLQHLFIISDEFAELKTQQPEFMSQLVSAARIGRSLGVHLILATQKPSGVVDDQIWSNSKFRVSLKVQERADSMDMLKRPDAAELTDTGRFYLQVGYNELFEMGQSAWAGAPYYPSDKVVVEKDNTVVVIDRNGRPIKQAKIDKKRSLFANPKKQLDVVTDYLHMIAEEEQIRIRPLWLDPIPSMILLDDVKRKYNARNNESFVLNPVIGEYDDPVRQQQCLLRLPLTEEGNTIVYGVAGSGKTTFITTMVYSLIQEYTPDEVNIYLLDFASETLRAFAKAPHVGDVILSYESEKVSNLFKLLQSEVEKRKKLFADYGGDHASYVKATGGRLPSIVVAINNFAAFTEIYEEKETAVSFLSREGTKYGIYFVLTALGTNAVRFRLLQNFKQLITLQLNDESDYSTVVGKTDGLFPSKFKGRGLVKKDAVYEFQIASVTDAPVLFTFIQQVCQKLQVVWKGHAAKKIPILPEYVDFEFLADYVGPQKSLTIPIGVEKNSLNVHYYPFGQFYVSMILSAGTEHQSFTHDLSVFMAEKCGLDVTMLDAQQSFADKNNKAITYYSTVKEFEQVMDELFELVVYRNNTFKEAFEQGREIPSFDQRVIVINSIVALKNGLSGQSAEKLALILEKGEAKYNLTIIFAEQAKNLSGVSYDKWYKRHMNQGDGIWIGSGITEQYQLKPSKTTPELREEMTADFGFSLQKGKSVKVKLVNSEKEEDNNE, encoded by the coding sequence ATGATCGTCACGTTAATAAACAAAGAAAACATCAACTCCATCACCTTACCTGAAAAAATCCAGGGGCAGTATTGGATCTATGACACCCATCCCAACACCTCCAAAAAACTGGTCGGGATCGAAGGCGCAAATGGTGAGTGGATTCTAAAGTCTAACAAAGATGCCAAGATTGTTGATTCTTCAGGCACCTCGATTCGAAACACAGTATTACAGCCATTAAGCATTTACCATTTGGCCATCGAGGGCCAAGAACACAAAACACTTGTGTTCGCAGAGCCCAACACAGTAGACCGCCAAACCTTCACCAAATTTGTAGTTGACCAGGATATGGACATTCACATTGGGAGAAACGAGAAAAACCATATCGTCCTATCGAACCAATTTGTCTCCGCCTCCCATGCCAAACTAACTATTTTTAATGGCCAATGGCGCATCGTTGACATGGATAGCACGAACGGGACCTTCGTTAATGGCGTACGAGTGAAAAGCAGCGAATTAAAGATGGGTGACATCATATACATAATGGGATTGAAAATCATCATTGGCAGCTGCTTCTTGGCCTTCAATAATCCGGATGGGATGGTATCCTTCCGTAAAAGTGCACTCAAGCCATTTATCCCACAAGCCGTAGAAACTCCCGACGAAGAAGAGGATGAATTCGAGGCACCAGCCGTGGATTATTTTTACCGATCCCCACGATTTAAAAGAGACGTCGAAAAGGCAGTTTTTAAAATCGATTCACCCCCGCCTAATGCTATTGGGGAAGAAATGCCGATGATGCTGGTGATTGGTCCATCGATGACCATGGGAATGGCCTCCATGGCGACAGCAATTTTCGCCATCAATAACGCCATGGTAACAGGAGATATCTCACGGGCGATGCCCTCTATCATTATGTCAGGAAGCATGCTGCTCGGAACCATCCTTTGGCCTGTTTTATCAAAAAAGTATGATATGCGACGAAGAAGGAAAAAAGAGAAAATCCGCCAGCAAAAATACAAAGAGTATCTAGATAAATTTGCCGTCTTATTTAAGGAAGAGTCCCATAAGCAAGAGGAAATCTTACGGGAAAATTATGTTCCCATTACAGAAGTGGTCCAGCGGATTGAACAGGTGGACCGCAACCTATGGGAACGAGGACCCGGACAAAATGACTTCTTGAAGCTAAGAGTAGGAATCGGGGACGGTCTGTTATCCGCGGACATCACCTATTCAGAGAAAAAATTCTCAATCGATGACGACAACCTACAGGAAGAACTGTACACCTTATGCGAATCACCAAAGGTTCTGAAAAACATTCCGATTACCCTATCGTTATTTGAAGAATATATCACTGGAATCATTGGCTACCGCAAACAAGCGAGGGAATTCGCCAAAGGGTTGATTTTCCAATTGGCGGCACTGTATAGCTATGACGAGGTAAAGATGGTCTTCATTTATGACCAGGAGGAAGAAGCCGAGTTTGGTTTTACCAAATGGCTGCCGCACGTGTGGAGCCAGGATAATAAGTTCCGTTTCATAGCCACGAATCATAATGAGGTGAAGGAAGTTTCCGCCTACCTTGAAAAAGAAATCGACCTCCGCTCGCAAATCAATGAAAGTGAGCTAGACGATGTGACGCCATATTACATTGTGTTTGCGATGAGTAAGAATCTGGCTATCCGGGCTGAGATGCTGAAGCAGGTCTATGCCAAGAAAAAAAATCTCCATATCAGTGTTGTTACCTTTTATGATGAACTGAAAAATCTCCCGAAAGAATGCACGATGGTGGTGGAGGTGGAAGAACACAGCGGGAAGCTCTTCGATAAAGATGATCTCACTGGCCAATCGACGTCCTTTGTTCCTGACATTTACGTTACATCAGACCCAAATGAGCTGAGTGTTAAGCTCGCGAACATTCCGCTGGATACACACGGCCATTCGTTCCACCTCCCGCAAATGGTTACCTTTTTAGAACTATTTGGGGTAGGAAAAGTGGAGCATCTCAATGCGTTGACCAGATGGAAGGACAATGATCCCACGAAGTCATTGGAAGCGCCAGTCGGCGTGGACACATTAGGGGAATTATTCAAGCTTGATTTACATGAGAAATTCCACGGACCGCACGGATTGGTTGCGGGGATGACGGGTTCAGGTAAGAGTGAGTTCATCATGACCTACATTTTATCCCTAGCCGTGAACTACCATCCGAATGAAGTGGCGTTTATCTTGATTGACTATAAAGGCGGCGGCATGGCGAAATCCTTTGAAAAATTGCCACACACGGCCGGCATCATCACCAACTTAGATGGTGCCATGATCAAACGCTCGCTGGTTTCGATTGAAAGTGAATTAAAGCGCAGGCAGGTCCTTTTTGCAGAGGCAAGTAAACTGATTGGCGAGAGCAATATCGATATTTACAGCTATCAAAAGCTGGTTCGTGAAGGCGTCGTGACCGAACCGCTACAGCATTTGTTCATTATCTCGGATGAGTTTGCTGAGTTAAAAACACAGCAGCCGGAGTTTATGTCGCAGCTAGTCAGTGCCGCCCGGATTGGCCGAAGCTTGGGCGTGCATTTGATCCTCGCAACGCAAAAGCCAAGCGGTGTCGTCGACGACCAAATTTGGAGTAACAGTAAATTTAGGGTCAGCTTAAAGGTTCAAGAACGAGCGGACAGCATGGATATGCTGAAGCGGCCGGATGCGGCGGAACTGACAGATACCGGACGCTTCTATCTTCAAGTGGGCTATAACGAATTGTTTGAGATGGGACAGTCGGCCTGGGCAGGTGCTCCTTATTATCCTTCCGATAAAGTGGTGGTGGAAAAAGATAATACTGTCGTGGTCATTGACCGAAATGGCCGCCCAATCAAACAAGCGAAAATTGATAAAAAGAGAAGCCTGTTTGCCAATCCGAAAAAGCAGCTTGATGTCGTGACCGACTACCTGCATATGATTGCGGAGGAAGAACAGATTCGTATTCGCCCGCTGTGGCTGGATCCGATTCCTTCAATGATTTTACTAGATGATGTAAAGCGGAAATATAACGCTCGAAACAATGAGTCATTTGTGCTGAATCCCGTCATTGGTGAGTATGATGACCCGGTCAGACAGCAGCAATGCTTGCTGCGTCTACCGCTTACGGAAGAAGGGAATACGATTGTCTACGGGGTGGCCGGCAGTGGAAAAACCACATTCATCACGACGATGGTGTATTCGCTTATCCAAGAATATACGCCAGACGAAGTCAACATCTATTTATTAGATTTTGCTTCGGAAACGTTACGGGCTTTCGCCAAAGCCCCGCATGTGGGTGATGTGATTCTCTCTTATGAAAGTGAGAAAGTTAGCAATCTATTTAAACTGCTGCAAAGCGAAGTGGAAAAACGGAAGAAGCTGTTCGCTGATTATGGCGGCGATCATGCGTCCTATGTGAAGGCAACTGGCGGGAGGCTGCCATCCATCGTGGTGGCGATTAATAACTTTGCTGCTTTTACAGAAATATACGAGGAAAAAGAAACAGCGGTCAGCTTCCTTTCACGCGAAGGGACCAAGTATGGCATCTATTTCGTCTTAACGGCGCTTGGCACCAATGCGGTCCGGTTCAGGTTGCTGCAAAACTTCAAACAATTGATTACGTTGCAGTTAAATGATGAATCCGACTATTCCACAGTCGTGGGCAAAACGGATGGGTTGTTCCCGTCGAAGTTCAAAGGAAGAGGCTTGGTGAAAAAAGACGCAGTGTACGAATTCCAAATCGCAAGCGTCACCGATGCACCGGTTCTATTTACGTTTATTCAACAGGTATGTCAAAAGCTGCAGGTCGTTTGGAAAGGTCATGCCGCGAAAAAGATTCCTATTTTACCAGAGTATGTGGATTTTGAATTCTTGGCAGACTACGTGGGGCCACAGAAGAGTCTCACCATCCCGATTGGGGTTGAAAAGAACTCCTTGAATGTTCACTACTATCCATTCGGACAGTTCTATGTCTCGATGATTCTATCTGCTGGTACCGAGCATCAGTCCTTTACACATGACTTATCGGTGTTTATGGCAGAGAAATGTGGATTGGATGTAACGATGCTTGATGCGCAGCAGAGCTTTGCTGATAAAAATAACAAGGCAATTACCTACTATTCTACGGTTAAAGAGTTTGAACAAGTGATGGATGAACTGTTTGAGCTGGTAGTCTACCGAAACAACACCTTTAAAGAGGCGTTCGAGCAGGGAAGAGAGATTCCATCCTTTGACCAAAGAGTCATTGTCATCAATAGCATCGTAGCCTTGAAAAATGGTCTATCTGGCCAAAGTGCTGAAAAGCTTGCGTTAATCCTTGAAAAGGGTGAAGCGAAGTATAACCTCACGATTATTTTTGCCGAGCAGGCGAAGAATCTGTCAGGGGTCTCCTATGATAAGTGGTATAAACGCCATATGAATCAGGGGGATGGCATTTGGATTGGCAGCGGGATTACCGAGCAATATCAGCTGAAGCCGTCGAAGACGACGCCCGAACTGCGTGAGGAAATGACCGCTGACTTTGGCTTCTCCTTACAAAAAGGAAAGAGTGTCAAGGTCAAGCTAGTCAATTCTGAAAAGGAGGAGGACAACAATGAATAA
- a CDS encoding EsaB/YukD family protein, whose product MNKVLVEIFLPAANRSFDVYLPLESKMSEVLVLVSTLLSDLSDGKYKAMGNPVLCDAGSGIIFNINMAVAELGIQNGSKLMLI is encoded by the coding sequence ATGAATAAAGTCCTTGTTGAAATTTTTCTTCCTGCTGCCAATAGGAGCTTTGATGTGTACCTGCCGCTCGAAAGTAAAATGAGTGAGGTATTGGTCTTAGTATCCACGCTATTAAGTGACTTGTCAGATGGCAAATACAAAGCGATGGGCAATCCTGTCTTGTGTGACGCAGGGTCGGGAATTATTTTCAATATTAACATGGCTGTTGCGGAACTGGGCATTCAAAACGGTTCCAAGCTCATGCTGATATAA
- a CDS encoding WXG100 family type VII secretion target: protein MGKRIKVTPQELETASKKLTELSETYTGIYTQLMQAAGTMGEAWEGEDNLAFVDQINGFNEDLKNMADKLATASQALEAQRANYVATQENNMVQVRKLTN from the coding sequence ATGGGGAAACGAATCAAAGTCACTCCACAAGAACTTGAAACAGCTTCGAAGAAACTAACAGAGCTATCTGAAACGTACACAGGGATTTACACCCAGTTAATGCAGGCTGCAGGAACCATGGGTGAAGCCTGGGAGGGTGAGGATAATCTTGCCTTCGTTGATCAAATCAATGGCTTCAATGAAGATTTAAAAAATATGGCGGATAAACTAGCAACGGCTAGTCAGGCGCTAGAAGCCCAAAGAGCCAATTATGTGGCTACTCAAGAAAATAACATGGTTCAAGTAAGAAAGTTAACAAACTAA
- a CDS encoding WXG100 family type VII secretion target has product MAGHIKVNTAQVADIASTIERLNRQLAEELKTSQNTIKNLSNTWDGEAAQATIASYEEFAAKFFQNYYDILDNYVKFLRINVDQGYFETESVNTNLADAFK; this is encoded by the coding sequence ATGGCTGGGCATATTAAAGTCAATACGGCTCAAGTGGCCGACATTGCATCAACAATTGAGCGTTTAAATAGACAACTAGCAGAAGAATTAAAAACAAGTCAGAATACGATTAAAAATCTTTCGAACACTTGGGATGGTGAAGCAGCCCAAGCAACGATTGCTTCCTATGAAGAGTTCGCGGCGAAGTTCTTCCAGAATTACTACGATATCCTTGATAACTACGTGAAATTCCTACGAATCAACGTCGACCAAGGATACTTCGAAACAGAAAGCGTCAACACCAACCTAGCTGACGCATTCAAATAG
- a CDS encoding WXG100 family type VII secretion target, which translates to MADLIKVDTERVSAAAKQIAQYNRKIRDDFSAVESAMKALANVWDGTASSQAISAFHELKQAYDEPRYEVMNNFVTFLHQQVDPGYTQTETTNVSLADRFK; encoded by the coding sequence ATGGCTGATTTGATTAAAGTGGATACAGAGCGCGTATCCGCTGCTGCCAAACAGATTGCACAGTACAACCGGAAAATTAGAGACGATTTTTCAGCGGTGGAGTCGGCGATGAAGGCTTTAGCAAACGTTTGGGACGGCACAGCGTCTAGTCAGGCGATAAGTGCCTTTCATGAGTTGAAACAGGCCTATGATGAACCGCGCTACGAAGTGATGAATAATTTTGTGACCTTTTTACACCAGCAGGTGGATCCGGGATATACCCAAACAGAGACAACGAATGTCTCGTTAGCGGATCGGTTCAAATAA
- a CDS encoding WXG100 family type VII secretion target: MSNYIKVNHREFESAADAIDTYVKSHNKNMDAAGQEVKTLSATWQGKDSTQFQQQWDQVTEADSTSRNMTKALENYADFLRYAAGQYKDAQTKAVNRANSL; the protein is encoded by the coding sequence TTGAGCAACTATATTAAGGTGAACCACCGGGAATTTGAATCGGCGGCCGATGCCATTGACACCTATGTTAAGAGCCACAATAAAAATATGGATGCGGCCGGGCAAGAAGTCAAAACTCTTTCTGCGACTTGGCAGGGGAAAGACAGCACGCAATTTCAGCAACAGTGGGATCAGGTGACGGAGGCGGATTCAACCTCTCGAAACATGACAAAGGCTCTAGAAAATTATGCGGACTTTTTACGATATGCAGCGGGCCAATATAAGGACGCTCAAACAAAAGCGGTCAATCGAGCGAACAGTCTCTAA
- a CDS encoding FHA domain-containing protein, with protein MGKTTVEQNKNEYTVINRLTYPEAINERELRAIAEGVIEGLIPVTTEQSKKGVLMKSTVEDRMTLQSYFNSVVNKKMFLDTLIQLVAVVKECEKKLMNVNNLMLNWDSVFLDPRTKKVTCLFWPIVNNQHTIVPAEFFRDLPFRVVFSKHEDPEYVAAYIGYFRCQAPFSINHFEKFILGLMGKIVENKSHIPSGSTGPEPQVPRVDEAKGNTGNVAYNPLGNRGLIEKAPISETTVLGMVEVDGGTTVLGADLFEEPAFPYLVREKTQETIRINQPSFRIGKERNDCDYMVADNNAVSRNHADIITRNRRYYIVDNCSTNKTFVDGRVIPVEKEIEIFSGTKLRLANEDFVFYI; from the coding sequence ATGGGAAAAACGACAGTTGAACAAAACAAAAATGAGTATACGGTCATCAATCGGTTAACGTATCCGGAAGCCATTAATGAACGAGAATTACGGGCCATTGCCGAGGGCGTCATAGAAGGTCTGATTCCCGTAACAACGGAACAAAGCAAAAAGGGCGTTCTTATGAAAAGCACGGTCGAGGATCGGATGACGTTGCAATCGTATTTTAACAGTGTGGTTAATAAGAAGATGTTTTTGGATACGTTGATTCAGTTGGTGGCGGTGGTGAAGGAATGCGAGAAAAAGTTGATGAATGTAAACAATCTTATGTTGAATTGGGACTCTGTTTTTCTTGACCCAAGGACAAAAAAAGTAACCTGCCTATTCTGGCCGATTGTGAACAATCAACACACCATAGTCCCCGCTGAGTTTTTCCGTGACCTTCCGTTCCGCGTTGTTTTTTCGAAACACGAGGATCCTGAGTATGTGGCCGCTTATATTGGCTACTTCAGGTGTCAGGCACCTTTTTCTATTAATCATTTTGAAAAATTTATCCTCGGTTTAATGGGGAAAATAGTAGAAAACAAGTCTCATATCCCATCAGGCTCTACGGGTCCTGAACCGCAGGTACCTAGAGTAGACGAAGCCAAAGGGAATACCGGAAACGTGGCCTATAATCCGCTGGGGAACCGTGGATTGATCGAAAAGGCACCTATTAGTGAAACCACTGTGTTAGGAATGGTTGAGGTGGATGGCGGGACCACGGTGCTTGGGGCCGACTTGTTTGAAGAACCAGCTTTTCCATATTTGGTAAGGGAAAAAACGCAGGAAACGATCCGCATCAACCAACCTTCTTTTCGGATTGGAAAGGAACGTAACGACTGTGATTATATGGTTGCTGATAATAACGCGGTGAGCCGGAATCATGCGGACATCATTACGAGAAATCGCCGCTACTATATTGTCGACAACTGCTCCACCAATAAGACGTTTGTCGATGGACGAGTGATTCCGGTAGAAAAAGAGATTGAAATTTTCTCAGGCACCAAACTAAGACTCGCAAACGAAGACTTTGTTTTTTACATATAG